GAACATTAAAAATGTAATAAACTACGAAAACCAATCTTAATTAACAttgatttattaaaaactaaatataaataaagcTTAATGAACATTCAAGAAcagtttgatttttttaaactttagaatagactttgtttcattattttaattactcataCTAATTGTGTAGGTACAAATTAAATAATCTAAATCACAATTAGAGTCATTTTGTATTCTTTTAGACTTTAATGACTCTATTGTTCCATagcattttccaaaatttttaacaaagtccctttttttattttaattgagtccttgcaccatttttttcttaattggcTGCCAaggctttgtttttcttttaattaaatccATGCACCATATTTTTTGTTGTAAATACCTCCTTATACAATTGAGCGAATCAATATCAAGAGTgacctaattaaaaaagaaaaaaagaaattttttctgAGGGAcagaattgaaaaaaatatattatatgcaCCTAgtagaaaatttcaaaaaattagaagaccgacaaagtaattaaatttttttcttaatatgaAATTATTGATTATGACACCAAGTTAAAAAAGTTTCAACAAATTATACAAATTATGACAATTTAgaatgattaaaattattttaaatgatatttagaataattatatcatttttattttacaaatattaattgagatgtcaaattaaaaagagaccaAGTACAGAAGTCTCCTGATATGTTTAATTAGGAATTCTATGAGTTACTAATAGTTAAAGTAAACCTTTTAGGTATAAGtgtaaaaaaacaataataaatcaaaaaatGAATGTGTTATTAGATATAAATCAAAAgaacttaaaatataatttaacaaaaacaaaattggaCAGGAATAGAATACTTAAAGATATTATTGTACCGGACAAAATAAAATCCGAACTCTGATAAACATTCTGGGACACTTCAACTAAATTTTCTAAAAGTTAAAAATGAACAAAAACATTGGAAACATATAAAATAAACAGATAAATTATTAAAGACATAAAGATTAACCATAAAAATATAGGTAGAGCAATAAAAATTACCCAAATAATCATTCAAAGAAACAACAGGCGTCGAGGAAGGGAGGACCTCTAAAAGattagaaaaggaaaaaaaattttctaagacTCCCATAGgtataaaattattgaaaattagagcaaaaaacactaaaaatatcaTGAAAGTCAATTCAATACTGACCTGTTGCGTTTGGATGGTGACTTTGTGTTTGCTTTCTTTTCAAAGAATTTCTCCTATATTCTCTAGCACGAATAAAATTCTGAGATATCTTTGTTACGCGTACTAAACAAAATAAGAGTTTGAAACATAAACCACAAGAACTACCCCTAATTCATTGCCAAAAAGACATCTACATTGTTAAGTACCTATATGCAACATGTATTAAAAAAAGGGGGTGGCTGGGAACagaaattttgaatctattccctaacagattttatttcatttttgggGGGATTAACTGTTGAGGTTAAGTTTATCAAAGGTAAACACACCAACAAAGAACCTATATAACCATGTACACCTTTGATAAcgcagaaaatgaaaaaaatgaagtaTTATAATCAACACCAATAACTAATTGACATGAAAAGATAAAGTTGTACAACAATAAACAAATACAAATAAGAACTGCTGCATTTCATTAAAATATTCATAGTGATATACACAATTACATATGACTATCTCTCCTATGATAAGGAGGATTCCAATAACTAACTACATATCCTAGTATGTAACCTAAACAGGCTACAACATTGAAAATGTGTCCAATCCCTAGCAAAGTCACTATTACAAAAGAAAGAGTTGAGAATAGACCTAGTTGGCACATGACCTGAGACAACACAAAAGGAAAATTCCTACATCTGATAATCCTATTTTGTTGGACACAATCCAAAAAAGTcaaatcaaaatagcatccagCCAGCATGATTACATTTCCATGTATTTGGAATCACAAGACTTCCTAAATACTTatagatatactatataaaacaCCTACACCTAGACACAGTAGGTCAATTCCACACCATAAATCAAACTCCATTAACCTTGGCAATCTTGAACCCAAGCACATCAGCATCAGCAGCCACCTCTTCAAATTGAGGATTCAAATTCCTTTTGCCCTTCGAGTTCACAACATTATTTTCATGAATAAGCTTCTCCCCAAATTGGGAAGGTGCATCGAGAACGTGGGACAACATATCCTATGACAACGAAATTAACAAAAGCTATCAAACTCACTCAAGAATACAAAAACCATTTAGAAACAACAACATAGGAAGgagaaaataaatattatataacatCACTTGAGTTTTTTTTCTGGTGAGCTAAGCAATATATCTATTTCAGCAGAAAGATCATCACTAATAGTATCATTGCTGGGTgttatctcatctttttcatcttCACCATTAATTAACGCAACAAACTCAGTCCCTCCAAAAACAGCAACAGCCAGAAAATCTATAAGAACTAGGGATTTAGATAAAATCCTAGAAGACTCACCAGCAACTTTCTCACTCTTGATAAAAGTCTTTGATGACTCCTTCTTAATACCAATATTTCTTTTTCCACAGGGAACAGAATTGTGTAAATCAAGCTCCTATTCATTTTCCATAAGagtttaaaaatacataagaccaTAAGAGAAATTCAGCGCAGCACAATAAAAAAAAGAGCAACAAAACTTGAATTTACACAATCTAAAAGTGATTATATGTATATGTAACCATTTTTGGAGTAGACTCGTCATCAGCATCATAATCAAGAAGTTCAAACATGGCAATAATGGTGGGATCATCACATATTCTCTTAACTCGAAAAGTGCTATAAAATGTATCATGTGGGACACCTTTGGTATCAACCTTCAGCAGTAACTTCTTTCCAATGAGCCCTTGGAATATGGGAGGATAAGTATCCCCACATACAAGCTATTTTGAAAGTAATACATAAGCAATACAGACTTTAAATAACACATATCACATCCCATAAAGTGAATAACAcacaaaagaaaactaagaacatACACTTGCATCTCTTTGAACCTCAGTAAATAAGTCAACACATGATTTCTTAAGCAAATAAGATGCCTCACGATCAAAGAGAAGGAAAATATCCTCCCCACTATGATCTTCaactgttattttaattttaaatctgcagaaagaaaaaaaaggaacacAATCATTCGGAATAAATAATACCAAGAAACATGATTTTTATAAACAACCCACAACACAAAATGAAAAgacattttgaataaaatttctgACCTTGGAGTCACATTAGTTATGTGCTTCAAACAAAAATCACAGTAATATGCACCATTTTGAGGATAGATACCCTTTCCATACACACAAGCAGAATCCCACCAACCTCCATCCTCAACAATACCTCGGATTGTACCAAAAATGATAAAAGAACCCTGCTATGCAATCGACATTTCAAAATTTGTTAACAACATGAACGAAAAAACAGATCTGTAAGttgttctttgattttctttttcaatttatttgtgtataaaataaacataaacacAACTAACTAAAAAGAAGACAACCTGATTGTTATCTTGAAGCTCTTCAATAGTGCATTTTTTAGTAAAACGCATGAAATCATCTTCCAAGGAGACAACTTTACCCTCATTTGCAATAAACAGTGGCTGGGTACCATTGACACCTTGCTCAaccatactaaaaaaattatgcaaACACTTGTACTTGTTAATCCAGATTGGTTGTAAATAAAGAATACaataaaaatcaacaaaacaaaCAATGCTAACCTCTTCCTGAATTCAACAACTTTAGGAAGAtcatgattaaataacatttgaGTGGCATACATCACATTTTGAAGGCCTACTTGACCTACACAGCAAGACAGAAAGAGTCTAGCAAAGTTTATTGGAGACAACACTAAGAATAACAATGAGATGTACAGAAAACAAACAATGTACCCCAAAAGAACTTGACTTTTGCAAGTTGAATGACTACAACAGGCTGCTCCACATAGCCAGAGGCAAGAAAATGATTTACTTGATTAACATAGTCCCCAAACAATGCACATCTCGCTGTAAGACTAAAACTCAAAACATGacaaagaatgaaacagaaaataAGGGAAAAATATGATTAAAACATAAAGAGAAACCAGGAAAGATGACTCAatcaacatactcttttgaagttAATTCCAGCACaattattttcacaattttccctcttttgtatattctttctcttcttccactGAAGTTAAAAGGCCAATGACATCTATTCCAAATAAATACAACCTATTAAATATTCAAAGCATTTGTTAAAAAAACTTGAATAATAGTTGACCAAGAATATAGACACACCAACTAAAAAATCATAATCTTGGATCATGTTCAGTAGCTCAGAAAAAGGAAACATGTTTAAACAAGTCTTAGGGATAACATCTTCATCAACAGCTACAACAGTGGTTTGGTGAAGGAAAACCAGTTTGAATTCATGAGAAGTTGCTCTATAACTACCATGATTTGACACAACAGTAAAGTATGCCATTCTATAAACTTGACCTTCAACTATATGATCCCTAAACCTATTAAGGAGTGGTTTCTTAACTGTAGCTTGAATTTTTTCACACTGAAAAtgcaacagaagaaaaaaatcaaattagtgaaacacgtcatttaaatttgaaaacttaaaaaacaacAAGTAACACCATATTTAAAAGAGAAGCTAATAGGAGCTAACATGCTCATCAAGAAGAATCATCTTCATTGAGTTAGAAACCTCATGATTCCCAAAAGATGGTACAACCCAAAGCCTTAGAACCTTAACTTTTAGCCTCCAAGCCTCTCTAGGAGGATACATCTTATAAATCATATCAAATGAAGGAGGcattgcagaaaaaaatagaggAGGTAAACAGAATTGATGAAATATAtcaaatgtaaataaaaaaattctgatGTAGATAGAGCTTAGGAGGAAATAGAACACAGGGGAATGTTTGTGCATTGAATGTGGATCACCAACCATCCTTTTATAGAAAAAATCCAGGGCTTTAGGCTCacctttttgaattcaaattgaaGATGGAAATGGAGGGAAAACTAAAT
The sequence above is drawn from the Arachis hypogaea cultivar Tifrunner chromosome 4, arahy.Tifrunner.gnm2.J5K5, whole genome shotgun sequence genome and encodes:
- the LOC140184150 gene encoding uncharacterized protein, whose translation is MYPPREAWRLKVKVLRLWVVPSFGNHEVSNSMKMILLDEHCEKIQATVKKPLLNRFRDHIVEGQVYRMAYFTVVSNHGSYRATSHEFKLVFLHQTTVVAVDEDVIPKTCLNILTARCALFGDYVNQVNHFLASGYVEQPVVVIQLAKVKFFWGQVGLQNVMYATQMLFNHDLPKVVEFRKSMVEQGVNGTQPLFIANEGKVVSLEDDFMRFTKKCTIEELQDNNQGSFIIFGTIRGIVEDGGWWDSACVYGKGIYPQNGAYYCDFCLKHITNVTPRFKIKITVEDHSGEDIFLLFDREASYLLKKSCVDLFTEVQRDASLVCGDTYPPIFQGLIGKKLLLKVDTKGVPHDTFYSTFRVKRICDDPTIIAMFELLDYDADDESTPKMELDLHNSVPCGKRNIGIKKESSKTFIKSEKVAGESSRILSKSLVLIDFLAVAVFGGTEFVALINGEDEKDEITPSNDTISDDLSAEIDILLSSPEKKLK